A genomic stretch from Festucalex cinctus isolate MCC-2025b chromosome 13, RoL_Fcin_1.0, whole genome shotgun sequence includes:
- the kcnj13 gene encoding inward rectifier potassium channel 13 yields the protein MTSKSNSSVADGKVSSSPLLSSPKRHRLVTKDGHCTLRPPLCPSGSWLGASSRAWLLALHDMWGQLVGLRWRWVLLAFCASFVAHWLLFACLWYLLAHVNGDLDVLDHDAPPQGHVVCVKHITSFAAAFSFSLETQLTIGYGTMFPSGDCPSAIALLAVQMLLGLMLEAFITGAFVAKISCPQKRAAAIQFSHQGVVGQHQGQTCLMLRATNLLRRPLLDVKVSAVLYEEREGQALHQTSLDFYVDHLGPHPCPFFIFPLTFYHPLDRRSPLYPALREGTPNHFELVVFLSASQEGTGDSCQKRTSYLRQEIQFDRCFVPALGLDARGRYAVSNHHFDTMHSKDPLDKDCVVQINGDGSDRME from the exons ATGACAAGCAAATCCAACAGCAGCGTAGCGGACGGCAAGGTGTCCTCCTCCCCTCTTCTGTCGTCACCAAAGCGGCACCGTCTGGTCACCAAAGACGGACACTGCACCCTTCGCCCGCCGCTGTGCCCCTCCGGATCCTGGCTGGGAGCGTCGAGTCGGGCCTGGCTGTTAGCCCTGCATGACATGTGGGGACAGTTAGTGGGCCTGCGCTGGAGATGGGTCCTCTTGGCCTTCTGCGCATCCTTTGTGGCCCACTGGCTGCTGTTCGCTTGCCTTTGGTATTTGCTGGCCCACGTCAACGGCGACCTGGACGTGCTGGACCACGACGCGCCCCCGCAGGGTCACGTGGTCTGCGTCAAGCACATCACCAGCTTCGCCGCCGCCTTCTCGTTTTCGCTTGAGACGCAGCTCACCATCGGCTACGGCACCATGTTCCCCAGCGGGGACTGTCCGAGTGCCATCGCGCTGCTGGCTGTGCAGATGCTGCTGGGGCTCATGCTTGAAGCGTTCATCACAG GTGCATTTGTGGCCAAGATCTCTTGTCCTCAGAAGCGGGCCGCAGCCATCCAGTTCAGCCACCAGGGGGTGGTGGGCCAGCACCAGGGCCAAACTTGCCTCATGCTGCGGGCCACAAACCTGCTGCGGCGCCCTCTGCTGGACGTGAAGGTGAGTGCCGTCCTCTACGAGGAGCGCGAAGGCCAAGCCCTGCACCAAACCTCCCTGGACTTCTACGTGGATCATCTGGGCCCGCATCCCTGCCCCTTCTTCATCTTCCCGCTCACCTTTTACCACCCCCTGGACCGCCGCAGCCCCCTCTACCCCGCCCTGCGCGAAGGCACGCCCAACCACTTTGAGCTGGTGGTGTTCCTGTCGGCCTCGCAGGAGGGAACGGGGGACAGCTGCCAGAAGAGGACCTCCTACCTGCGCCAGGAGATCCAGTTTGACCGTTGCTTTGTGCCCGCCTTGGGCCTGGATGCCCGCGGGAGGTACGCGGTGAGCAACCATCACTTTGACACCATGCACTCGAAGGACCCTTTGGACAAGGACTGCGTGGTGCAGATCAACGGTGACGGCAGCGACAGGATGGAGTAA
- the LOC144032952 gene encoding gap junction delta-2 protein produces the protein MGDWSILGRFLSEVQNHSTVIGKIWLTMLLIFRILLVALVGDAVYNDEQSKFTCNTQQPGCNNVCYDTFAPVSHLRFWVFQIVLVSTPSIFYIVFVLHKIAKDEKLDGQRGRAPGQRTSGHGAGPKDAMRVGVPTYCPRYSREDWDERDRAQQSFLEEGHGALAEDPTEQSQQVLLIYILHVVLRSIMEITFLVGQYLLFGLEVPHLYRCQTYPCPTRTDCFVSRATEKTIFLNFMFSISLGCFVLNIAELHYLGWVYIFRVLCSACSDCCGQGKDPEKTRSKQNPLLLQLRHSLRGQLVLQTRSAAAQEKAAGLLTHAPAISFETDSTLECTSKRSPENVDKVKVKLANMARLGRTKKSWL, from the coding sequence ATGGGCGACTGGTCCATTCTTGGCCGTTTTCTGTCCGAGGTCCAGAATCACTCGACGGTGATCGGCAAGATCTGGCTGACGATGCTGCTCATTTTCCGCATCCTGCTGGTGGCCCTGGTGGGAGACGCCGTCTACAACGACGAGCAGTCCAAGTTCACCTGCAACACGCAGCAGCCCGGATGCAACAACGTCTGCTACGACACCTTCGCGCCCGTGTCCCACCTGAGGTTTTGGGTTTTCCAAATCGTGCTGGTCTCCACTCCGTCCATATTCTACATCGTCTTCGTTTTGCATAAAATCGCCAAGGACGAGAAGCTGGACGGCCAGCGGGGGCGGGCGCCGGGGCAGAGGACTTCCGGGCACGGCGCCGGGCCGAAGGACGCGATGAGGGTGGGCGTGCCCACTTACTGCCCTCGGTACAGTCGGGAGGACTGGGACGAGAGAGACCGAGCGCAGCAGAGCTTCCTGGAGGAGGGTCACGGCGCGCTGGCGGAAGACCCCACCGAGCAGTCGCAGCAGGTTCTGCTCATCTACATCCTCCACGTGGTGCTTCGATCCATCATGGAGATCACCTTCCTGGTGGGCCAGTATTTGCTGTTCGGCTTGGAGGTGCCGCACCTCTACCGCTGCCAGACGTACCCTTGCCCGACTCGCACCGACTGCTTCGTGTCCCGCGCCACCGAGAAGACCATTTTCCTCAACTTCATGTTCAGCATCAGCCTGGGCTGCTTCGTGCTCAACATCGCCGAGCTCCACTACCTGGGCTGGGTCTACATTTTCCGGGTCCTCTGCTCGGCCTGCTCCGACTGCTGCGGTCAGGGGAAGGATCCGGAGAAGACGCGCTCCAAGCAGAACCCGCTGTTGCTCCAGCTCAGGCACTCGCTGAGAGGTCAGCTGGTTCTGCAGACCCGGTCGGCCGCGGCTCAAGAGAAGGCGGCGGGTTTGCTCACGCACGCCCCGGCCATCTCCTTCGAGACCGACTCCACTTTGGAGTGCACCTCCAAGAGGAGTCCGGAGAACGTGGACAAGGTGAAGGTCAAGTTGGCCAACATGGCCAGGTTGGGACGGACCAAGAAGTCTTGGCTGTGA
- the efhd1 gene encoding EF-hand domain-containing protein D1, which produces MASEELAKKLQSRLAASEEAEQRPEPEETEKRPEPEETIVAAKEQSEAACGDSSSELSAKLNRRLDINEGNAPPRASRVFNPYTEFKEFSRKQIKDMEGMFKRYDTGKDGFIDLMELKLMMEKLGAPQTHLGLKNMIKEVDEDFDGKLSFREFLLIFRRAAAGELQEESGLMALARLSEINVSAEGVSGAKDFFEAKVQALSVSSKFEAEIREEKEERKKQEVEKKERQAAFKQLQSAFCS; this is translated from the exons ATGGCGTCGGAAGAGCTCGCTAAGAAGCTACAGTCACGGTTGGCCGCGTCGGAGGAGGCCGAGCAGAGGCCGGAGCCCGAGGAGACCGAGAAGAGGCCGGAGCCCGAGGAGACCATCGTCGCGGCCAAAGAGCAATCCGAGGCAGCTTGTGGCGACTCTTCGTCCGAGCTGTCCGCTAAACTAAACCGCCGGCTGGACATCAACGAGGGAAACGCTCCGCCTCGGGCTAGCCGCGTCTTCAACCCCTACACGGAATTCAAGGAGTTCTCCCGAAAGCAGATTAAGGATATGGAGGGGATGTTCAAACG gtaCGACACTGGTAAAGATGGCTTCATCGACCTGATGGAGCTGAAGCTGATGATGGAGAAGCTGGGGGCTCCACAGACTCACCTGGGCCTGAAGAACATGATAAAAGAGGTGGACGAGGACTTTGACGGAAAACTCAGCTTTCGAGAG TTTTTGTTGATCTTCCGAAGAGCAGCGGCGGGGGAGCTGCAAGAAGAGAGCGGCCTCATGGCGCTCGCCAGACTCTCTGAAATTAACGTCTCCGCCGAGGGCGTGAGCGGGGCCAAAGACTTTTTTGAAGCCAAG GTGCAGGCGCTGTCGGTGAGCAGCAAGTTTGAGGCGGAGATCCGAGAGGAGAAGGAAGAACGCAAGAAGCAGGAAGTGGAGAAAAAAGAGAGGCAAGCCGCCTTCAAACAGCTGCAGTCGGCTTTCTGCTCATGA
- the nlrx1 gene encoding NLR family member X1, whose translation MSSSLQRQLSHLFVFWKRRADACLYPSAGLYCRKVCSTTVEPDVTEIHKRKLLLWFNHLPQEEKQFGGYFSPETMHVDPLILERKPEEKAGILSLKIQASSGPSVTVEQLFETNKEQREERGLNVLLYGAVGTGKSTIVRKLVLDWCAGTTLTDFKLLIPFSCEDLGELTKNASLRGLVSRKYLHLKNNPLLSGEGDQAKHVLFLFNGMEKMKLDFRIGSTELCGDPNESLPAGAVVVNLLRKYLLPEASVLVTTRLSALDRIPSKYVGRYAQICGFNDPSRQRAYFTSRLLQQSGDVVPAHDAQALVELLYLNLQRESQLAAACFLPSYCWLTCATLHFLHFTDAAAPIRTLTGIYTSFLRLNFGGEVLGKAAAASGPGQDLQSSLMLYVVRTVGKLAYEGVTYKRTSFSEEEMEQWIGGKTKTDEELRQLAVFRTDVLDFFLAPCVETCKHLPAELCEHDATRYVFAVPAMQEYLAALYVVLGENKSALEKLTKQVSVAIGQATEDVSAIVNIFSKFIPLRIFAVFNLLKLFPKLYEKISTGSKGNIARTMAAELFRKEDSHNEDVLDQVEQSLLGVHGPQSKQQSEGQPFELYPIFMGGLLHYGNRVLLQQLGCSIQSATVAQITRALRKYLVREINKPQPPEELMDLLVLLYEFQNPRLTAEVLASIRTIRLHNIRMTSLKCFVLSSVLSCAPPSYQLEELDLSSCLLTREMLPMLSPAFRHCRKLNLQFNSLGPDSCIFLRDLLIDSKSCVRVLQLCDNPLLDSGACHLLEALPENQSLRHLSLLHTGLGDQGALELAQRLQQHSGLQELNVAYNNIGDNAALALVDACREHPSIHTVHLYLNPLSDVGKQSLYVRGIAKSHDGSGRRVRVLAAVTEGSDLSEDWHPILSVIRENASSWDRERVKQQLKVFLRDLEWGRQQQQSLLKKLHFRRVEKGVRQTLRMLEKDATPPSA comes from the exons ATGAGCTCCTCGCTACAGCG ACAGTTGAGTCATCTTTTCGTATTTTGGAAGAGGAGAGCGGACGCTTGTCTCTACCCAAGTGCCGGATTGTACTGCAGGAAGGTCTGCTCCACGACAGTCGAACCAG ATGTGACTGAGATCCACAAGAGGAAGCTGTTGCTATGGTTCAACCATCTTCCCCAGGAAGAGAAGCAGTTTGGAGGCTACTTCAGCCCAGAGACGATGCATGTGGATCCGCTGATTCTGGAGAGGAAGCCGGAGGAAAAAGCCGGAATCCTGAGCTTGAAAATCCAGGCTTCCTCGGGCCCTTCCGTGACTGTAGAGCAGCTTTTCGAAACCAATAAAGAGCAGCGTGAGGAGCGAGGACTCAACGTTCTGCTGTACGGAGCGGTCGGAACCGGCAAAAGCACCATCGTCCGAAAGCTGGTGCTGGATTGGTGTGCTGGGACCACGCTGACTGACTTCAAGCTGCTGATTCCCTTTTCTTGTGAGGATCTTGGCGAGCTAACCAa GAATGCGTCTTTGAGAGGCCTGGTCAGTCGGAAGTACCTGCACTTGAAAAACAACCCTCTCCTGAGTGGGGAGGGCGACCAGGCCAAACATGTTCTCTTCTTATTCAATGGGATGGAAAAGATGAAGCTTGACTTCAGGATTGGATCCACAGAGCTTTGCGGTGACCCAAACGAGTCGCTGCCTGCCGGTGCAGTCGTGGTCAACCTTCTCCGCAAGTACCTTCTCCCTGAG GCCAGTGTCTTAGTGACCACCAGACTGTCTGCCTTGGATCGCATCCCTTCGAAATACGTGGGTCGCTATGCCCAGATTTGTGGCTTCAACGACCCAAGCCGCCAGCGCGCCTACTTCACCAGCCGCCTCCTGCAGCAGAGCGGGGACGTCGTGCCGGCACACGACGCTCAAGCTCTGGTCGAGCTGCTCTACCTCAACCTGCAGAGGGAGAGCCAGCTGGCCGCGGCCTGCTTTCTGCCGTCCTACTGCTGGCTCACGTGCGCCACCTTGCACTTCCTGCATTTCACCGACGCCGCGGCTCCCATCCGCACGCTGACCGGCATTTACACCAGTTTCCTCAGGCTCAACTTTGGCGGGGAGGTGCTGGGCAAAGCCGCTGCGGCAAGCGGACCCGGCCAGGATCTCCAAAGCTCCCTGATGCTGTACGTGGTCCGCACGGTCGGCAAACTGGCGTACGAAGGCGTGACGTACAAGCGCACCTCGTTCTCGGAGGAGGAGATGGAGCAGTGGATCGGAGGCAAGACCAAGACGGACGAGGAGTTGCGGCAGCTGGCCGTCTTCAGAACCGACGTGCTCGACTTTTTTCTGGCCCCCTGCGTCGAAACTTGCAAGCATCTACCCGCGGAGCTGTGCGAGCACGACGCCACGCGGTACGTGTTCGCCGTCCCGGCCATGCAGGAGTACCTGGCGGCCCTCTACGTGGTCCTCGGGGAGAATAAATCGGCTCTGGAGAAGCTGACCAAGCAGGTGTCCGTGGCCATCGGCCAGGCGACGGAGGACGTCAGCGCCATCGTCAACATCTTCTCCAAGTTCATCCCGCTGCGAATCTTCGCCGTCTTCAACCTGCTCAAGCTTTTCCCGAAGCTGTATGAGAAAATCAGCACTGGGAGCAAGGGCAACATCGCGAGGACGATGGCCGCCGAGCTCTTCCGCAAGGAAGACAGCCACAACGAGGACGTTCTGGATCAGGTTGAGCAAAGCCTCTTGGGAGTTCACGGGCCGCAATCGAAACAACAGAGTGAGGGACAGCCGTTTGAACTGTACCCCATCTTCATGGGGGGGCTCTTGCATTACGGCAACCGAGTCCTCCTTCAGCAACTTGGATGCAGCATCCAGAGTGCCACCGTGGCTCAGATCACAAGAGCTCTTCGGAAATACCTCGTAAGAG aaatCAACAAGCCGCAGCCACCAGAGGAGTTGATGGATCTATTGGTGCTTCTGTACGAGTTCCAAAATCCCCGACTAACTGCTGAGGTCCTGGCCTCAATCAGAACCATCCGCCTCCACAACATCCGCATGACCTCCCTCAAATGCTTCGTGCTGAGTTCCGTGCTCTCTTGCGCCCCGCCAAG TTATCAGCTGGAAGAGTTGGACCTCTCCTCATGCCTGCTAACCCGGGAAATGCTTCCGATGCTGTCGCCTGCCTTTCGACACTGTCGGAAGCTCAA TCTGCAGTTTAACAGCCTCGGGCCTGACTCCTGCATCTTCCTGAGAGATCTGCTGATAGACTCCAAAAGTTGTGTTAGAGTGCTCCA GCTGTGTGACAATCCGCTGCTGGACTCCGGCGCCTGCCATCTTTTGGAGGCTCTTCCGGAGAACCAGTCTTTGAGGCATCTGTCCCTGCTGCACACCGGACTTGGGGACCAAGGGGCCCTCGAGCTGGCCCAGAGACTTCAGCAGCACTCTGGACTCCAGGAGCTCAACGTTGCTTATAACAACATCGGAGACAACGCAGCTCTGGCGCTCGTGGACGCTTGCAGGGAACATCCCAGCATTCACACTGTGCA TTTGTACCTAAACCCCCTGAGTGACGTTGGCAAGCAGTCGCTGTATGTCCGAGGGATTGCCAAGAGCCACGACGGCAGCGGGCGACGAGTGAGGGTCCTGGCCGCCGTGACGGAGGGTTCCGACCTCTCTGAGGACTGGCACCCCATCCTCAGCGTCATTCGCGAGAACGCGTCCTCCTGGGACAGGGAACGTGTCAAACAGCAGCTGAAG